The bacterium DNA segment TCAAGTAGTCTTGCGTTAATCGCCGCTTCTTATTTTTTTGAAGGAATAGAAATAAAGGATATACCGACTGCATTTATCGCCGCGTTTGTTTTGGGCATAGTCAATGCCGTAATAAGGCCTTTAGTATTTGTATGGACACTGCCTTTTAATGTTGTGACCCTAGGATTGTTTACGCTTGTAATCAACGGTTCAATGCTTTATCTGGTTTCGTGGTTTATGGGCGATGGATTCAAAATTCATGGTTTCGGCCCGGCGGTTTTAGGAGCATTGTTCATATCCGTTGTGAGCGGAATTCTTAATTATTTTATAAGCGACCAGGGCAAAATCGAGTTTATCAGATTTAATACCGCTAAACAAGAGAAAAAATATTATGACAAAGAAAAAGCTGTTGAAGCCGATTATGAAATTATTGACCCGGCCCCGCCTGAATCTGGAAAGAAGGGGTAAGGGGAATAGTGTGTAACATATCACTGGAGAGGAGTTTTTGTGGAAAACGGATATCTTGAAAAACAGGTCCATAAATTGAATAAAATCGGTATTGCATTGACCAGTGAACAAAATCTGGACAGGCTTCTTGAAATGATTGTCCGCGAGGCAAGGAATCTCGTTAATTGTGATGCCGGCAGTCTTTATATAAAGAGGGACAATTTTTTGGATTTTGTCGTAAGCCAGAATGATACATTGACGAAACGGCTGGGCGAGGCAAAAATTAAAGAGTTATTTAAAACATTCAGTTTACCGATAACTAAGGAAAGCGTATCCGGTTATACGGCTTTAACCGGCGAGATCCTTAATATTCCGGATGTTTATGAAATCCCGAAAAACATGGAATATAAGATTAATCTCGATTATGACCAGCGCAACCGGTATAGATCCAAATCAATGCTGGTTGTCCCTTTGAAAGATAACGAAAATAAAGTAATAGGAGTAATCCAATTAATTAATGCGCTGGATGAATTTGGAAATATAATATCATTTCCAGGAAAAATG contains these protein-coding regions:
- a CDS encoding phage holin family protein gives rise to the protein MFKKGFFARWLSSSLALIAASYFFEGIEIKDIPTAFIAAFVLGIVNAVIRPLVFVWTLPFNVVTLGLFTLVINGSMLYLVSWFMGDGFKIHGFGPAVLGALFISVVSGILNYFISDQGKIEFIRFNTAKQEKKYYDKEKAVEADYEIIDPAPPESGKKG